From the genome of Deinococcus sp. AJ005, one region includes:
- a CDS encoding carbon-nitrogen hydrolase family protein — MTDPANTDTLKVGLVQMAPVWLDRVRTLEKVAGYVRNAAAQGCVLVVFGEALVPGYPFWVELTDGARFNSPAQKKMYAHYLDQGVVIERGDLNALCALAAEHALAIYLGIMERAPDRGGHSLYCTLVYIDQRGQIASVHRKTQPTYEERLVWGAGDGHGLRVHDLGPFRVGGLNCYENWVPLLRSALYAQGENVHVAVWPGGMHNTPDITRFIALESRSFVLSVSGLLRPSDIPEDFLLRQEMLDSGRPFFANGGTAAAAPDGTWLLPPLAETEGLFTVELNHAHVREERQNFDVAGHYARPDIVQLRVNRERQRMARFEDGER, encoded by the coding sequence ATGACTGATCCTGCGAACACGGACACCCTGAAAGTCGGTCTGGTCCAGATGGCCCCGGTGTGGCTGGACCGCGTCCGCACCCTGGAAAAAGTCGCGGGCTACGTGCGGAACGCCGCCGCGCAAGGTTGCGTGCTGGTGGTCTTCGGTGAGGCGCTGGTGCCGGGCTATCCATTCTGGGTAGAACTGACGGACGGCGCACGCTTTAACAGTCCGGCGCAGAAGAAGATGTACGCCCACTATCTGGATCAGGGCGTGGTCATTGAACGCGGCGACTTGAACGCTCTGTGCGCCCTCGCTGCCGAACACGCGCTGGCAATTTACCTGGGGATCATGGAACGCGCGCCGGACCGTGGGGGCCACAGCCTGTATTGCACGCTGGTTTACATAGATCAGCGCGGCCAGATTGCCAGTGTTCACCGCAAGACTCAGCCCACCTACGAGGAACGCCTGGTCTGGGGTGCGGGCGACGGCCACGGCCTGCGCGTCCATGACCTTGGACCCTTTCGGGTGGGCGGCTTGAACTGCTATGAAAACTGGGTGCCGCTGCTACGCTCAGCGCTGTATGCCCAGGGTGAGAATGTGCATGTGGCGGTGTGGCCCGGCGGAATGCACAACACCCCCGACATCACGCGTTTTATCGCCCTGGAGAGCCGCTCATTCGTGCTCTCCGTGTCCGGCCTGCTGCGTCCCTCGGATATTCCAGAGGATTTCCTACTGCGCCAGGAAATGCTGGATTCGGGCAGACCCTTCTTCGCCAATGGTGGAACTGCCGCCGCTGCGCCCGACGGGACGTGGCTCCTCCCGCCGTTGGCCGAGACAGAGGGATTGTTCACTGTGGAATTGAATCACGCCCATGTGCGCGAGGAACGCCAGAACTTTGACGTGGCAGGCCATTACGCCCGCCCCGACATCGTGCAACTGCGCGTCAACCGTGAGCGGCAGCGCATGGCGCGGTTTGAGGATGGGGAGCGGTGA
- a CDS encoding stage 0 sporulation family protein: MVVLPVRFERSPRLHPMLSEDTFAVGTQVVVQGKRGPEIATVRGEPGQARSNERYGAVLRAATPEDLTRWDELHRTGNDLKWLLRARARERGLAVKLVAVEFTLDESLVTVSYSADERIELTGLIGEVRAQTSARVNFAAIGPREQAQMIGALGACGRENCSSTHLQDFAPVSIRMARDQQLPLNPEKLSGPCGRLLCCLQFEHSQYQDLLRDLPRKNAKVCHTGSGACGKVTKLHPLTGTVDVYSDQGMLLGVPAGELRRASENEGKGGAGKRGADASE; encoded by the coding sequence ATGGTTGTCCTTCCTGTCCGCTTCGAGCGCAGTCCGCGCCTCCATCCCATGCTCAGTGAGGACACCTTTGCCGTGGGCACGCAGGTGGTCGTGCAGGGCAAGCGTGGGCCGGAGATTGCCACTGTGCGCGGTGAGCCAGGGCAGGCCAGGAGCAACGAGCGCTACGGCGCGGTACTGCGCGCGGCCACCCCCGAAGACCTGACCCGCTGGGACGAGCTGCACCGCACCGGCAACGACCTGAAATGGCTGCTGCGGGCGCGGGCGCGTGAGCGGGGGCTGGCGGTCAAGCTGGTGGCGGTGGAATTCACGCTGGACGAGAGTCTGGTCACGGTCAGCTACAGCGCCGACGAACGTATCGAACTGACGGGGCTGATCGGCGAGGTGCGCGCGCAGACCAGTGCCCGCGTCAACTTTGCCGCCATCGGCCCGCGCGAGCAGGCGCAGATGATCGGCGCACTGGGCGCGTGCGGGCGCGAGAACTGCTCGTCCACCCACCTTCAGGACTTTGCCCCAGTCAGCATCCGCATGGCGCGCGATCAGCAGTTGCCGCTGAATCCGGAAAAACTGTCGGGGCCGTGCGGGCGCTTGCTGTGCTGCCTGCAATTCGAACACAGCCAGTACCAGGATCTGCTGCGCGATCTGCCGCGTAAGAACGCCAAGGTCTGCCACACCGGCAGCGGCGCGTGCGGCAAGGTGACCAAACTGCATCCGTTGACCGGAACCGTGGACGTGTACAGCGATCAGGGCATGCTGCTGGGCGTGCCTGCGGGCGAACTGCGCCGCGCCTCCGAGAACGAGGGCAAGGGTGGGGCGGGCAAACGCGGGGCCGACGCCTCGGAGTGA
- a CDS encoding M3 family oligoendopeptidase, which translates to MTASLDRVENKLQVSEHAADWERYRPRYESLLKAELTAADVPDWLERWSALDAELGEAGAKLSTHADLHTDDEAVQRRYQTFVAEVMPPASRTGQALTEKLLAVAGYTPAPDFALNYRRFRDAAALFREANVELEVTHQQQQNRHSVITGNQKVTLKGEQLTIPQAKQRLDSPDRKVREDAWWALTVSNMEVAPELDAVMLELIHTRRELARNADAANYRDFRWKQLDRVDYTPADCRAFHDAVREEVVPLAAKLMGDIARELGLESIRPWDFNRSNLLDPSGREALKPFTTGEELQELAQTAFAGVDPDLAARFGQMRESGLLDLESRPGKMTHAYCQYFPVNNEPFVLMNVVGTAHDLQVLFHEVGHAFHGFYSGDAQPLVWNRWSPIEFVEIPSMAMEFLTLDHLGHVFNPEELARYRRSQLQGVVAFLPWAAQMDAFQHWLYAEAPEDVGVADLDAKWLELDKTFHPFVDWNGIDEGVRAKGWQYYHIFQAPFYYIEYAMCYLAAVGIWREAREDAAGALTRYKAALRLGNAAGVPELYRAAGVEFRFDREYIKGLMGFLKEQLTS; encoded by the coding sequence ATGACGGCATCACTGGACCGGGTTGAGAACAAGTTGCAGGTTTCCGAACACGCCGCAGACTGGGAAAGGTACCGCCCGCGCTATGAATCGCTGCTGAAGGCCGAGCTGACGGCGGCGGACGTGCCCGACTGGCTGGAGCGCTGGAGTGCGCTGGACGCCGAACTGGGCGAGGCGGGGGCGAAACTGTCCACCCATGCGGACCTCCATACCGATGACGAAGCAGTGCAGAGGCGTTACCAGACCTTTGTGGCCGAGGTAATGCCCCCCGCTAGCCGCACCGGGCAGGCGCTGACCGAGAAGCTGCTGGCGGTGGCGGGCTACACGCCCGCGCCGGACTTTGCTCTCAATTACCGCCGCTTCCGCGACGCCGCTGCGCTGTTCCGGGAGGCCAACGTGGAACTGGAGGTGACACACCAGCAGCAGCAGAACCGCCACTCGGTCATCACCGGCAACCAGAAGGTGACGCTGAAGGGCGAGCAACTGACCATTCCACAGGCCAAGCAGCGCCTGGATAGTCCGGACCGCAAGGTGCGCGAGGACGCGTGGTGGGCGCTGACGGTCAGCAATATGGAGGTGGCGCCCGAGCTGGACGCGGTGATGCTGGAGCTGATCCACACCCGTAGAGAGCTGGCCCGCAACGCCGACGCGGCCAATTACCGCGATTTTCGCTGGAAGCAACTGGACCGGGTGGACTACACCCCTGCCGACTGCCGCGCCTTCCACGACGCGGTGCGTGAGGAAGTGGTACCGCTGGCCGCCAAACTGATGGGGGACATCGCGCGGGAGCTGGGACTGGAGAGCATTCGCCCCTGGGATTTCAACCGCAGCAACCTGCTGGACCCCTCGGGACGCGAGGCGCTGAAACCGTTTACCACGGGCGAGGAGTTGCAGGAGCTGGCGCAGACGGCCTTCGCAGGCGTGGACCCCGATCTGGCCGCCCGCTTCGGGCAGATGCGGGAGAGCGGTCTGCTGGACCTGGAATCGCGCCCCGGCAAGATGACGCACGCCTACTGCCAGTATTTCCCGGTCAACAACGAACCCTTCGTGCTGATGAACGTGGTGGGCACGGCGCACGATCTTCAGGTGCTGTTCCATGAGGTGGGCCACGCTTTCCACGGTTTTTACAGCGGCGACGCGCAGCCGCTGGTCTGGAACCGCTGGAGTCCCATCGAGTTCGTGGAAATCCCCAGCATGGCAATGGAATTCCTGACGCTGGACCACTTGGGCCATGTGTTTAATCCCGAGGAACTGGCCCGCTACCGCCGCAGCCAGCTTCAGGGCGTGGTGGCTTTCTTGCCATGGGCCGCGCAGATGGACGCCTTCCAGCACTGGCTGTACGCCGAGGCGCCAGAAGATGTGGGCGTTGCCGACCTGGACGCCAAATGGCTGGAACTGGATAAGACTTTCCATCCGTTTGTCGATTGGAACGGCATTGACGAGGGGGTGCGGGCCAAGGGGTGGCAGTACTACCATATTTTTCAAGCGCCTTTTTATTACATCGAGTACGCCATGTGTTATCTGGCCGCAGTCGGCATCTGGCGGGAAGCGCGTGAAGATGCGGCGGGGGCGCTGACGCGCTACAAGGCCGCCCTGCGTCTGGGCAACGCGGCGGGCGTACCAGAGCTGTACCGCGCGGCAGGCGTGGAATTCCGTTTTGACCGCGAGTACATCAAGGGACTGATGGGCTTTCTGAAAGAGCAACTCACGTCCTGA
- a CDS encoding VWA domain-containing protein — MQPVTLLLLALGLSVAASGTAAGATPSPPPPTLPATCALPTGPLPTRTRAVFVLDTSGSMRGIGDGRADIFGRVRAELNRYVRESRPDRVELLTFDAGLRTRRGFDRPAGTPGWNTALRRLKADGSNTYLYRSLRAALEPLTGGEQYVTTVFVLTDGIDNDSLRPFTAAQALAAFAERGPLDRLHYLALGTRIPADARRALLASDYADGRAMPLGQVPRLGGPGLGIGLRRVNSLASVRLPLADSTRVRLSAPGNLGLTLKPDVVRGGKVRLSARGNVPYGAAALLCADAQALPGSVAAKPQQVLLRLNTTSPLTLLNPGADRELAQGEETVLRYRATSGVRLNDLTVGDLPPGLSAVVSRAPDSREFAVRLVNSALTPGQTVTPLLILPGGAEVTLPAVLGRVGGRAPYAAAPISRPSGAQAGNPSPQATRDQQDQDQEERVGSWAALIGGLEWIRALVLLALAAGAAFWLLARRRRGGGVWRPLGGSAAVASARLRPVLRPQATPQNEPPAVEGIEYSGGRVLSLVAAGGEVTPVPIPLGGPFDLGQLARVPHLSGLRAEQHRDGLKILRVPTDLDVSQGARLIEAGDVVRPGTLLGVAVGRTGRAPQHPLGTLAGLGQPLTLHREAIRQGTVNVRAAGPYGQHTVKLPPGPSDLGAAFGAPALEGLMVTLSGPNVLLVEVPDGLRLRRSGETAPLQPGSYLPDLTLVDLPDGQ, encoded by the coding sequence ATGCAGCCCGTCACCCTCCTCCTTCTCGCACTCGGTCTCAGCGTGGCCGCCTCCGGTACGGCGGCTGGGGCGACTCCGAGTCCGCCACCGCCCACATTGCCCGCTACCTGCGCCCTGCCCACCGGCCCGCTGCCCACGCGCACGCGGGCGGTGTTCGTGCTGGACACCAGCGGCAGCATGCGCGGTATAGGGGACGGGCGGGCAGACATCTTCGGGCGGGTGCGGGCCGAACTGAACCGCTACGTGCGCGAATCGCGGCCTGACCGGGTAGAGCTGCTGACCTTCGATGCCGGGCTACGGACGCGCCGGGGCTTTGACCGCCCCGCCGGAACGCCAGGATGGAACACCGCGCTGAGACGGTTGAAGGCGGACGGCAGCAACACCTACCTGTACCGCAGCCTGCGCGCCGCCCTGGAGCCGCTGACGGGGGGCGAGCAGTATGTGACCACCGTGTTCGTGCTGACCGATGGTATCGACAACGACAGCCTGCGGCCCTTCACGGCGGCGCAGGCGCTGGCGGCCTTCGCGGAGCGCGGCCCCCTTGACCGCCTCCACTATCTGGCGCTGGGCACCCGCATTCCCGCCGACGCCCGCCGCGCCCTGCTGGCCAGCGATTACGCCGATGGCCGGGCCATGCCGCTGGGACAGGTGCCCCGGCTGGGCGGCCCCGGCCTGGGCATTGGGCTGCGGCGCGTGAACAGTCTGGCCTCGGTGCGGCTGCCCCTTGCAGACAGCACACGGGTCCGGCTCTCAGCCCCCGGCAATCTGGGCCTCACGCTGAAGCCGGACGTGGTCAGGGGCGGAAAGGTAAGGCTGTCGGCGCGGGGAAACGTTCCCTACGGGGCGGCGGCGCTGCTGTGCGCGGACGCCCAGGCACTTCCGGGCAGTGTGGCCGCCAAGCCCCAGCAGGTGCTGTTGCGCCTGAACACCACGTCGCCCCTGACGCTGCTGAACCCCGGCGCAGACCGGGAACTTGCTCAGGGTGAGGAGACGGTCCTGCGCTACCGGGCCACCTCCGGCGTGCGGCTGAATGACCTGACGGTGGGCGACCTGCCCCCTGGCCTGAGTGCCGTGGTCTCTCGCGCCCCCGACTCGCGGGAATTTGCGGTTCGCCTCGTCAACTCGGCCCTGACGCCGGGTCAGACCGTCACGCCGCTGCTGATCCTGCCCGGAGGCGCGGAGGTGACCCTGCCCGCCGTGCTGGGCCGAGTGGGAGGCCGCGCGCCGTATGCTGCCGCGCCCATCTCCAGACCCTCAGGCGCGCAGGCGGGCAATCCTTCTCCGCAGGCCACGCGAGACCAGCAGGACCAGGATCAGGAGGAACGCGTGGGAAGCTGGGCCGCCCTGATCGGCGGGCTGGAGTGGATACGGGCGCTGGTGCTGCTGGCCCTGGCAGCAGGCGCCGCATTCTGGCTGCTGGCGCGCCGCAGACGTGGTGGAGGCGTCTGGCGGCCCCTGGGTGGGTCTGCGGCGGTGGCCAGTGCCCGCCTGCGCCCGGTGCTGAGACCACAGGCTACCCCCCAGAACGAGCCGCCTGCAGTGGAGGGCATCGAGTACAGCGGGGGCCGTGTCCTGTCGCTGGTGGCGGCAGGGGGCGAGGTCACGCCCGTGCCCATTCCGCTGGGCGGCCCCTTCGATCTGGGACAACTGGCCCGCGTACCACACCTGAGTGGCCTGCGTGCAGAGCAGCACCGGGACGGCCTGAAAATTCTACGGGTGCCCACCGATCTGGACGTCAGTCAGGGAGCGCGGCTGATCGAGGCCGGGGACGTGGTGAGGCCCGGTACGCTGCTGGGTGTCGCGGTAGGCCGCACAGGCCGCGCGCCGCAGCACCCGCTGGGCACCCTGGCCGGGCTGGGCCAGCCCCTGACCCTGCACCGCGAGGCCATCCGCCAGGGCACAGTTAACGTGCGCGCCGCCGGACCTTACGGCCAGCACACCGTCAAGCTGCCGCCGGGGCCGAGCGACCTGGGCGCCGCCTTCGGTGCGCCCGCCCTGGAAGGATTGATGGTCACCCTCAGCGGCCCCAACGTCCTGCTGGTGGAAGTGCCAGACGGCCTGCGCCTGCGCCGCAGCGGCGAAACGGCCCCGCTGCAACCCGGCAGCTATCTGCCTGACCTGACCCTGGTGGACCTGCCAGACGGCCAGTAG
- a CDS encoding LysM peptidoglycan-binding domain-containing protein, producing the protein MRSRYLFLIFLLLIGPAHAASSKVTVRSGDTLYKIATRAGLSVAQLRAVNGLKSDTIRVGQVLKLSKVAAVAPIPATPARAPAANATAVTYTVQRGDFLSKIAGRYGVSVGALQAANKLSGTLITPGQRLKIPARGSAPAPRPTTEVRTLFTYIYMKRTETPAVIAQRYRISVDKLRRINNLGSARYIVPGIKLLVPSHVPVPIPPKPQGRAATYKQLRPLNIPVQVVNVDLRWRDVLVAPVLPGGGLNFGSGARVGQLARSSGAQAIINGSYFHPHSFAPAGDIVMQGRMLTWGRIPQALAITPDNRAAIRASTTGLLQIPLSSAWQGMETVIATGPRLLAGGQVQYRYSNAFRDPALFGRAARSAIGLISNRDLVMVSTRSRLTITEMAKVMSRLGIQDALLLDGGSSTGLAWNGKPVLDSVRKVSYGIGVFTGYTGRRYIR; encoded by the coding sequence ATGCGCTCTCGTTATCTTTTCTTAATCTTTTTACTGCTGATCGGCCCGGCGCATGCGGCTTCCAGCAAAGTTACCGTCCGTTCCGGCGACACCCTGTACAAGATCGCCACGCGCGCAGGCCTCAGCGTGGCGCAGCTCAGGGCAGTCAACGGCCTGAAAAGCGACACCATCCGCGTGGGACAGGTGCTGAAGCTGAGCAAGGTGGCGGCGGTGGCGCCCATTCCCGCTACTCCTGCGCGTGCGCCTGCCGCTAATGCTACTGCCGTGACCTACACGGTCCAGCGCGGCGACTTTCTGAGCAAGATCGCGGGCAGATACGGCGTCAGTGTCGGCGCGCTTCAGGCTGCCAACAAGCTGAGCGGCACGCTGATCACGCCGGGCCAGCGCCTCAAGATTCCGGCGCGCGGCTCGGCCCCGGCCCCCCGGCCCACCACCGAGGTCCGCACGCTCTTCACCTATATCTACATGAAACGCACGGAAACGCCTGCGGTGATTGCCCAGCGCTACCGCATCAGCGTGGACAAACTGCGCCGTATCAACAATCTGGGCAGCGCCCGCTACATCGTGCCGGGAATCAAGCTGCTGGTGCCGTCACACGTCCCAGTGCCGATTCCGCCGAAACCACAGGGCCGCGCCGCCACCTACAAGCAGCTCAGGCCACTGAATATCCCGGTGCAGGTGGTCAACGTGGACCTGCGCTGGCGCGACGTGCTGGTGGCCCCGGTGCTGCCCGGCGGCGGCCTGAACTTCGGCTCGGGCGCGCGGGTGGGGCAACTGGCCCGCAGCAGCGGCGCGCAGGCGATCATCAACGGCTCGTACTTTCACCCGCATAGCTTCGCCCCCGCCGGGGACATCGTGATGCAGGGGCGCATGCTGACCTGGGGCCGCATTCCGCAGGCACTGGCGATTACGCCCGACAACCGTGCAGCCATCCGGGCCAGCACCACCGGACTGCTGCAAATTCCGCTGAGCAGCGCGTGGCAGGGCATGGAAACCGTGATCGCCACCGGGCCACGCCTCCTGGCCGGGGGCCAGGTGCAATACCGGTACAGCAACGCCTTCCGCGATCCCGCCCTGTTTGGCCGCGCAGCAAGGAGCGCCATCGGCCTGATCAGCAACCGCGATCTGGTGATGGTCAGCACCCGGTCCCGCCTGACCATCACCGAGATGGCCAAGGTGATGTCCCGCCTGGGCATTCAGGATGCCCTGCTGCTGGACGGCGGCAGCTCTACCGGCCTGGCCTGGAACGGCAAACCCGTACTGGACAGCGTTCGCAAGGTCAGCTACGGCATCGGCGTGTTCACCGGGTATACCGGACGGCGGTACATCCGCTGA
- the rbfA gene encoding 30S ribosome-binding factor RbfA, producing the protein MKPEQVQSQITRVLSEAISGLRDPRVPLIVTVERVTLTPDFSLARVYVSSLGADMPELIEALTHARGHLQRQVADQVRMRRTPTLEFRSAADNLL; encoded by the coding sequence ATGAAGCCCGAACAGGTGCAGTCCCAGATCACGCGCGTGCTGAGCGAGGCAATTTCCGGCCTGCGTGACCCGCGCGTGCCACTGATCGTGACCGTTGAGCGCGTGACCCTGACCCCCGATTTCAGTCTGGCGCGCGTGTATGTCAGTTCGCTGGGGGCCGACATGCCCGAATTGATTGAGGCCCTGACCCACGCGCGCGGACACTTGCAACGTCAGGTGGCTGATCAGGTCCGCATGCGCCGCACGCCCACGCTGGAATTCCGCTCTGCGGCGGACAATCTGCTGTGA
- a CDS encoding thioesterase family protein, producing the protein MMGVVHHATYPVWFEVGRSDLMRELGLPYTEIEARGYYLMLSGLNVEYRRAARYDDGLVVTTRISALRSRTVTFVYEVRRGEELLATGESRHIATNKQYRPARMPDDVIAALGG; encoded by the coding sequence ATGATGGGCGTCGTTCACCACGCCACCTACCCGGTGTGGTTCGAGGTGGGCCGCAGTGACCTGATGCGCGAGCTGGGCTTGCCTTACACCGAGATTGAGGCACGCGGCTACTACCTGATGCTCTCGGGCTTGAACGTGGAATACCGCCGCGCCGCCCGCTACGACGACGGGTTGGTGGTCACCACCCGCATCTCAGCCCTCCGCAGCCGCACCGTGACCTTCGTGTACGAGGTCCGGCGCGGCGAGGAACTGCTGGCGACGGGGGAATCGCGGCATATTGCCACCAACAAGCAGTACCGCCCGGCGCGGATGCCAGACGACGTGATCGCGGCGCTGGGCGGCTGA
- a CDS encoding PIG-L deacetylase family protein, with protein sequence MRIMAVFAHPDDEIGCAGTLAKHAARGDEIMLVWTTLGELASQFGDTSHEEVTRIRREHGAWVAEKIGAQYHFFDMGDSRMTGHRDEALQLAKLYATFRPNAVITWSDDHPHPDHRMTAKIAFDAITLARIPKIVNEQGGGEPMPPAPDLSGDDAVESGEDVRRLEAWRDPIRFYQYFAPASPYPEVFVDIEDTLETAAAIASYYRDFYKWQWTDELFREGRAGAGRLAGVKYAERFNLRASHLKARDYLD encoded by the coding sequence ATGCGAATCATGGCTGTATTTGCCCACCCGGATGACGAGATCGGTTGCGCTGGAACCTTGGCGAAACACGCGGCGCGCGGCGACGAGATCATGCTGGTCTGGACGACGCTGGGCGAACTCGCCAGCCAGTTTGGCGACACCTCGCACGAGGAAGTCACCCGCATCCGGCGAGAGCATGGCGCTTGGGTGGCTGAGAAAATTGGCGCGCAGTACCACTTCTTTGACATGGGCGACAGCCGTATGACCGGACACCGCGACGAGGCGTTGCAACTGGCAAAGCTGTACGCCACCTTCCGCCCCAACGCCGTGATCACCTGGAGCGACGATCATCCGCACCCGGATCATCGCATGACCGCCAAGATCGCCTTTGATGCCATCACGCTGGCCCGCATTCCCAAGATCGTCAACGAGCAGGGCGGCGGCGAGCCTATGCCCCCCGCCCCCGATCTGAGTGGCGATGACGCGGTGGAAAGCGGTGAGGACGTGCGCCGTCTGGAAGCGTGGCGCGATCCGATTCGCTTCTACCAGTATTTCGCCCCGGCCAGCCCCTATCCCGAGGTCTTCGTGGACATTGAGGACACGCTGGAAACCGCTGCCGCCATCGCCTCGTACTACCGCGACTTCTATAAGTGGCAATGGACCGACGAACTGTTCCGCGAGGGCCGCGCCGGAGCCGGACGTCTGGCCGGGGTCAAGTACGCCGAGCGCTTCAACCTGCGCGCCAGCCACTTGAAAGCGCGGGATTATCTGGACTGA
- a CDS encoding DUF4870 domain-containing protein, with amino-acid sequence MTRTALAIPEADRTPAVLTHLSPLAGFLLPTLGNVLGPLVAWLALRDRSPALDQQGKEALNFQLSMWLYGVLIGILAFVLFSLGILGGALGTAAGAQDFGAFAFLGTFAAFFVFFVPLLLLLSIIPFIFMIVAVVRVSAGQPYHYPLSIRFVR; translated from the coding sequence ATGACCCGCACCGCACTCGCCATTCCCGAAGCTGACCGCACCCCGGCGGTCCTGACGCATCTGTCGCCACTGGCGGGCTTTCTGCTGCCCACGCTGGGCAATGTGCTGGGGCCGCTGGTGGCGTGGCTGGCCCTGCGGGACCGCAGCCCGGCGCTGGACCAGCAGGGCAAGGAGGCGCTGAACTTTCAACTGAGCATGTGGCTGTATGGCGTTCTCATTGGCATTCTGGCCTTTGTGCTGTTCAGTCTGGGCATCCTGGGCGGGGCGCTGGGCACGGCGGCAGGAGCGCAGGATTTCGGGGCCTTTGCCTTTCTGGGCACCTTCGCCGCCTTCTTCGTGTTCTTTGTACCGCTGCTGCTGCTGCTGAGCATCATCCCCTTCATCTTCATGATCGTGGCGGTGGTGCGGGTCAGCGCCGGGCAGCCGTACCACTACCCCCTGAGCATCCGCTTCGTACGCTGA
- the rnhA gene encoding ribonuclease HI: protein MTRPRTSYPKTAARKAQDKARDLLPLKAGIQPSVPIDGPIAGNAVDLFSDGACDTMAGHGGWACILRTGEHELVLSGNEAGTTNNRMELRGLLEGLQSLKRPCQIRVITDSQYLRKAFTDGWILNWQRNGWKTASKEPVKNQDLWEALIGQAKTHALTFIWVKGHTGHGENERVDELAVQERKKLRAQ, encoded by the coding sequence ATGACGCGCCCCCGAACTTCCTACCCCAAAACTGCCGCCCGCAAAGCGCAGGACAAAGCGCGTGACCTGCTGCCCCTGAAAGCCGGAATCCAGCCCTCTGTGCCAATTGATGGCCCGATTGCTGGAAACGCCGTGGACCTGTTCAGCGACGGCGCATGCGACACGATGGCCGGGCATGGCGGCTGGGCCTGCATCCTCCGCACCGGAGAGCATGAGCTGGTGCTGAGCGGCAATGAGGCAGGCACCACCAACAACCGTATGGAACTGCGCGGTCTGCTGGAAGGACTGCAAAGCCTTAAACGGCCCTGCCAGATCCGCGTGATTACTGACAGTCAGTATTTGCGTAAGGCATTTACCGACGGCTGGATTCTGAACTGGCAGCGCAACGGCTGGAAAACGGCGAGCAAGGAACCCGTCAAGAATCAGGATTTGTGGGAGGCGCTGATTGGGCAGGCCAAGACCCACGCCCTGACCTTCATCTGGGTCAAGGGCCATACGGGACACGGCGAGAATGAGCGCGTGGACGAACTGGCCGTGCAGGAGCGCAAGAAACTCAGGGCGCAGTGA
- a CDS encoding TMEM175 family protein: MNKGRIEAFSDGVLAIIITIMVLELAVPEGHELGDLFKDWPKILAYVVSFLYIGNYWNNHHHMFQAVKRVNGAALWGNLHLLFWLSLLPWLTAWVGESHFAPTPISVYAFDLVMCGVAYVLLQQSLIRADTSNTLLARAVKGGTKEKVSTVVYIVAILLPLLGQTAAYMAGILLLCVGLSWVIPDPRIERVLAEAEGIGE; this comes from the coding sequence ATGAATAAAGGCCGAATAGAAGCATTCTCAGACGGCGTTCTCGCCATCATCATCACCATCATGGTGCTGGAATTGGCTGTGCCGGAAGGCCATGAACTGGGTGATCTGTTCAAGGATTGGCCCAAGATTCTGGCGTATGTCGTCAGTTTTCTGTATATCGGCAATTACTGGAACAACCATCACCACATGTTTCAGGCGGTCAAGCGGGTGAACGGCGCGGCACTGTGGGGCAATCTGCACCTGCTGTTCTGGCTTTCGCTGTTGCCGTGGCTCACCGCCTGGGTGGGAGAAAGCCACTTCGCGCCCACCCCAATCAGCGTGTACGCCTTTGATCTGGTGATGTGCGGCGTGGCGTATGTTCTGCTGCAACAGTCATTGATTCGCGCCGACACCAGCAATACCCTGCTGGCGCGGGCCGTCAAGGGCGGCACCAAGGAAAAGGTGTCCACGGTAGTGTATATCGTCGCCATTCTTCTGCCCTTGCTGGGGCAGACAGCGGCGTATATGGCAGGTATTTTGCTGCTGTGCGTGGGCCTGAGCTGGGTGATTCCAGACCCTCGCATTGAACGCGTGCTGGCTGAAGCTGAGGGTATCGGAGAATAA